In Nakamurella alba, a single genomic region encodes these proteins:
- a CDS encoding glycosyltransferase: protein MHIVHLANFYGPTSGGLRTMVRALSAGYRAAGHRCTVIVPGSTDSWSGDTDGGLVTLASPLLPGFGGYRMITRPRRVAALLERLAPDRLEVSDRTSLRRFGRWARARGVPSVFFAHERLDGVLRTHGLPAAPARHVADLHNRGTAAAFDTVVATTRFAATEFHRIGTDDLRIVPLGVTTTPAVTTSPRRRGTELLLCSRLSTEKRPELALGVLRELRRRGHEVHLVVAGTGPLAARLQRESTDLPVLFHGHVADRQRLARIQASADIALAPGPVETFGLAALECLAAGTAVVADGRAGVPEVIGTDPAAGRAAPGTVHGFADAVEDLLAVPVELRRNAALARAAELPWSATVQRMLDLHLGAVR, encoded by the coding sequence ATGCACATCGTCCATCTCGCGAACTTCTACGGCCCCACCTCCGGTGGGCTGCGCACCATGGTGCGCGCGCTGTCCGCCGGCTACCGGGCCGCCGGCCATCGCTGCACCGTGATCGTGCCCGGCAGCACCGACAGCTGGTCCGGCGACACCGACGGCGGGCTGGTCACTCTCGCCTCGCCGTTGCTCCCGGGCTTCGGCGGCTACCGGATGATCACCCGGCCGCGCCGGGTCGCCGCCCTGCTGGAACGGCTGGCCCCGGACCGGCTCGAGGTCTCCGACCGGACCTCGCTGCGCCGGTTCGGCCGCTGGGCCCGGGCGCGCGGGGTGCCCAGCGTCTTCTTCGCGCACGAGCGGCTGGACGGGGTGCTGCGCACCCACGGGCTGCCGGCCGCGCCGGCCCGGCACGTCGCGGATCTGCACAACCGCGGCACGGCCGCCGCTTTCGACACCGTGGTGGCGACGACCCGGTTCGCCGCCACCGAGTTCCACCGGATCGGCACCGACGACCTGCGCATCGTCCCGCTGGGGGTCACGACCACCCCCGCGGTCACCACCTCCCCGCGCCGGCGCGGGACCGAACTGCTGCTCTGCAGCCGGCTGTCCACGGAGAAGCGACCGGAGCTCGCGCTCGGGGTGCTGCGCGAGCTCCGGCGGCGCGGGCACGAGGTGCACCTGGTGGTCGCCGGGACCGGGCCGCTGGCCGCCCGGCTGCAGCGGGAGTCCACGGATCTGCCGGTGCTGTTCCACGGGCACGTCGCGGACCGGCAGCGGCTGGCCCGCATCCAGGCCTCCGCCGACATCGCACTGGCCCCGGGGCCGGTGGAGACCTTCGGCCTGGCGGCCCTGGAGTGCCTGGCCGCCGGGACCGCCGTGGTCGCCGACGGGCGAGCCGGGGTGCCGGAGGTGATCGGTACCGACCCGGCCGCCGGCCGCGCCGCCCCGGGCACGGTGCACGGCTTCGCCGACGCGGTCGAGGACCTGCTGGCGGTCCCGGTCGAGCTGCGGCGCAATGCCGCGCTGGCCCGGGCCGCGGAGCTGCCGTGGTCGGCCACCGTACAGCGCATGCTGGACCTGCACCTGGGCGCCGTGCGATGA
- a CDS encoding glycosyltransferase family 4 protein has protein sequence MRVAIVAESFLPETNGVSGSVVRVLEHLERRGHRAMVIAAATGAPETVHGAPVVGLPSVGVPGYHQLRVCLVRQRRMAELFADFRPDIVHLASPLVLGRTGARAAADLGLPTVAVFQTDVAGFARHYGVPGTGQRMWTRLEEIHGLADLTLAPSRYATDLLTAHGIPRIAPWGRGVDRSQFHPGRRDADLHRTLGDGQVLVGYAGRLAAEKELHQLAAATPPGSRLVVIGDGPERAALQRLLPDAVFTGRLSGAELARHVATLDVFVHPGRHETFCQGVQEALACGVPAVVAAGGGVQELVSSSRTGWCYRPGDAGELRRAVADLVGDDAKRRAFGRAAAASVAGRSWARLGDELLAHYEYARTRLPIG, from the coding sequence GTGCGTGTCGCGATCGTCGCCGAGTCGTTCCTGCCCGAGACGAACGGCGTCAGCGGGTCGGTCGTCCGGGTGCTCGAGCACCTGGAACGGCGCGGCCATCGGGCCATGGTGATCGCCGCCGCCACCGGCGCGCCGGAGACGGTGCACGGCGCACCGGTCGTCGGCCTGCCGTCGGTCGGGGTGCCCGGCTACCACCAGCTGCGGGTGTGCCTGGTCCGGCAGCGCCGGATGGCCGAGCTGTTCGCCGACTTCCGGCCGGACATCGTGCATCTCGCCTCGCCGCTGGTGCTCGGCCGGACCGGTGCCCGCGCCGCCGCCGATCTGGGACTGCCGACCGTCGCGGTGTTCCAGACGGACGTCGCCGGGTTCGCCCGGCACTACGGTGTCCCCGGCACCGGCCAGCGGATGTGGACCCGGCTGGAGGAGATCCACGGCCTGGCCGACCTGACCCTGGCGCCGTCCCGGTACGCCACCGACCTGCTCACCGCACACGGCATCCCGCGGATCGCCCCGTGGGGCCGCGGTGTGGACCGCAGCCAGTTCCACCCCGGCCGCCGGGATGCCGACCTGCACCGCACACTCGGCGACGGGCAGGTCCTGGTCGGCTACGCGGGCCGGCTGGCCGCGGAGAAGGAGCTGCACCAGCTCGCGGCCGCCACTCCGCCGGGCAGCCGTCTGGTGGTGATCGGCGACGGGCCGGAACGCGCTGCGCTGCAACGACTGCTGCCGGACGCGGTGTTCACCGGCCGGTTGTCCGGCGCCGAGCTGGCCCGGCATGTCGCCACCCTGGACGTGTTCGTGCACCCCGGCCGGCACGAGACCTTCTGCCAGGGCGTCCAGGAGGCGTTGGCGTGCGGGGTACCCGCGGTGGTCGCCGCGGGAGGCGGTGTGCAGGAACTGGTGTCGAGCTCACGGACCGGCTGGTGCTACCGGCCCGGTGACGCCGGCGAGCTGCGCCGGGCCGTTGCCGACCTGGTCGGGGACGACGCCAAACGCCGCGCCTTCGGCCGGGCGGCCGCCGCCTCGGTGGCCGGTCGCAGCTGGGCCCGGCTGGGCGACGAACTGCTCGCCCACTACGAGTACGCCCGCACCCGGCTGCCGATCGGCTGA